From the Chloroflexus aurantiacus J-10-fl genome, one window contains:
- the ftsW gene encoding putative lipid II flippase FtsW, with protein sequence MVKSDGSRPTHLLFDRTHRSPDRVLLATVIGLTAFGLIMVYSASFVEASVLYSNPFYYLLRQATGAVIGLVALWVMQRIDYRVWQHYSIQLMAVALVLLVLVLILPASMTEVNGSRSWIRFGEGWLGVLSIQPAEFVKLAVIIYFAHWLSRRGHRLGDVAYGLVPFAVILGFICGLIMLQPDLGTTIIILMIGGTIFFAAGANLLHVTGAALLASVAFFALIVTFRSGRWQAFLDPWSRASTEGYQIIHSLYAFGSGGLFGQGVGMSRQKHLWLPQPHTDTIYAIIGEEWGLLGTLAVLVAFVIIAVRGYRIAARAPSPFAALVAVGITSWIVFQAFVNIAVTVALIPFTGLTLPFLSYGSSSLISCLMATGILLNISRHVDQSNAHTTTSVASVADKDITPHPVGWRHWRSRLSGAGSRPRSR encoded by the coding sequence ATGGTCAAGAGTGATGGATCGCGTCCAACACATTTGCTCTTTGACCGCACACATCGCTCGCCAGACCGGGTATTACTGGCTACCGTGATTGGGTTAACTGCGTTTGGTCTGATTATGGTCTACAGCGCCAGCTTTGTTGAGGCTTCGGTGTTGTACAGTAATCCGTTCTACTACCTGTTGCGGCAGGCAACCGGGGCAGTGATAGGGCTGGTAGCGCTGTGGGTCATGCAACGGATCGACTATCGGGTCTGGCAACACTACTCGATTCAGTTGATGGCAGTGGCGTTAGTGCTGCTGGTACTGGTGCTGATCTTACCGGCCAGTATGACCGAGGTGAATGGTTCGCGGTCGTGGATACGTTTTGGTGAAGGATGGCTGGGGGTATTGAGTATTCAACCCGCCGAATTTGTCAAGCTGGCCGTGATTATCTACTTCGCCCACTGGCTCTCGCGACGCGGTCATCGGTTGGGGGATGTTGCATATGGTCTGGTACCGTTTGCAGTGATACTGGGGTTTATCTGTGGTCTGATCATGTTGCAGCCGGATTTAGGCACCACGATAATCATTCTGATGATTGGCGGCACCATTTTCTTTGCTGCCGGTGCCAATCTGTTGCATGTGACCGGGGCCGCGTTGCTGGCATCGGTTGCCTTCTTCGCCCTGATCGTCACCTTTCGCAGTGGGCGCTGGCAGGCTTTTCTCGATCCCTGGTCGCGGGCCAGTACAGAAGGGTATCAGATCATTCATTCACTCTACGCCTTTGGCAGTGGTGGTCTGTTCGGGCAGGGTGTGGGGATGAGCCGGCAAAAGCATCTCTGGCTTCCGCAACCACATACTGATACAATCTACGCAATTATCGGTGAAGAGTGGGGATTGCTGGGCACGCTGGCCGTCCTCGTCGCCTTTGTGATTATTGCGGTACGTGGGTATCGGATTGCTGCGCGTGCGCCATCTCCCTTTGCCGCCCTGGTTGCAGTGGGTATCACGTCGTGGATCGTGTTTCAGGCGTTTGTGAATATTGCGGTCACAGTAGCGCTGATACCGTTTACCGGTCTCACACTACCGTTCCTGTCATACGGCAGTTCATCGTTGATTAGTTGTCTTATGGCTACCGGTATCCTGTTGAATATTTCTCGCCATGTCGATCAGTCAAACGCACATACCACAACCTCAGTCGCATCCGTTGCCGACAAAGACATTACGCCTCATCCTGTCGGGTGGCGGCACTGGCGGTCACGTCTATCCGGCGCTGGCAGTCGCCCACGCTCTCGCTGA
- the murB gene encoding UDP-N-acetylmuramate dehydrogenase produces the protein MPVALPVTLYPDEPMARHSSWRAGGTARYYAEPATPDEAIALAAWAREQQLPLIWIGRGTNLLVRDEGFDGVIASYRGQRWELIEHGETAEVWIEAGAPMAGTARRLAAMGWAGLEWAEGLPGAVGGAIVGNAGCYGGSVAEVLITADLLLNGSECVEWSVHDLAYTYRESVLKQLLHTGIPPLVLAGRFRLQRGDPAALTARMKAIAAERKQKTPAGSSCGSVFKNPAGDFAGRLIEAAGLKGVRIGDAEISTLHANYIINRGQARAADILALIDLARTKVADQFGITLQLEVRII, from the coding sequence ATGCCAGTTGCATTACCGGTAACGTTATACCCCGATGAGCCAATGGCGCGCCATTCGTCGTGGCGTGCCGGAGGAACGGCGCGCTATTATGCTGAGCCGGCCACACCCGATGAAGCCATTGCGCTGGCGGCCTGGGCCAGAGAGCAACAGTTACCGTTGATCTGGATCGGTCGCGGAACGAATTTACTTGTACGCGACGAAGGGTTTGACGGCGTGATTGCGTCGTATCGCGGGCAACGCTGGGAACTGATCGAACACGGCGAGACTGCTGAAGTATGGATTGAAGCCGGTGCGCCAATGGCCGGAACGGCCCGGCGGCTGGCGGCAATGGGATGGGCCGGTCTGGAGTGGGCCGAGGGGCTGCCCGGTGCAGTCGGTGGCGCAATTGTTGGCAATGCCGGTTGTTATGGCGGGAGTGTAGCCGAAGTGCTCATTACTGCTGATCTGCTGCTCAATGGTAGCGAATGCGTTGAATGGTCGGTACACGATCTGGCATACACGTATCGCGAGAGTGTACTCAAACAACTGCTGCATACCGGGATTCCACCGCTGGTACTGGCCGGCCGCTTCCGCTTGCAGCGCGGTGATCCGGCGGCATTGACGGCGCGGATGAAAGCGATTGCTGCCGAACGCAAACAGAAGACACCGGCAGGTAGTTCGTGCGGCAGTGTCTTCAAAAATCCGGCAGGCGATTTTGCCGGTCGTCTGATCGAGGCTGCCGGTCTAAAGGGTGTACGGATCGGTGATGCAGAGATTAGTACATTGCACGCCAATTACATTATCAATCGTGGGCAGGCCCGGGCCGCCGATATTTTGGCGTTAATTGATCTGGCTCGCACAAAAGTTGCTGATCAATTTGGGATTACGCTTCAGCTCGAAGTGCGGATTATTTAG
- the murC gene encoding UDP-N-acetylmuramate--L-alanine ligase encodes MSHYHIIGIAGAGMSAIAHLLLDQGHTVSGSDLTANHATAALQARGVQVWRGHDPAYVQGADVVLATAAIRGTHPELEAAAAAGIPRLSRADLWRLWSEQRPVIAIAGTHGKTTTTALTALALRGAGIRCGFLIGADVPALGGSAQWGDPEAPLVIEADEYDRVFLALTPALAIITNVEWDHPDVYPTPSEYTAAFAAFSRQVRDPRRLLVCADDPGALALAGQSEARLYGIDEHIATDPVSCRLAPLDWTASGVTGTATGQQFDLWYYDRRSFGRRLAATVTLAIPGEHNVRNATAALAAAALWGADLRTAVTALAEYRGSSRRFEWRGDVGGITVIDDYAHHPTEVQATLLAARQRYPDRRLIVYLQPHTFSRTRSLWDQWPAAFREAAVVLVGDIYPAREQGDPVALAQSLVDHLIAHGIPARYAGPSALAPSALLAVAQSGDVVLTLGAGDSDQVAAAFLEQCSAMSEER; translated from the coding sequence GTGAGTCACTATCATATCATCGGGATTGCCGGAGCAGGGATGAGCGCGATTGCCCATCTGCTGCTCGACCAGGGTCATACAGTGAGCGGTTCGGACTTGACCGCAAACCACGCTACGGCTGCACTCCAGGCCCGGGGTGTACAGGTCTGGCGTGGTCATGATCCGGCGTATGTGCAGGGTGCCGATGTTGTTCTGGCGACAGCAGCAATTCGTGGCACCCACCCTGAATTAGAGGCGGCTGCGGCGGCAGGGATCCCTCGCCTGAGTCGGGCCGACTTGTGGCGTCTGTGGTCAGAACAGCGCCCGGTGATTGCTATCGCCGGGACCCATGGCAAGACCACAACCACCGCATTGACAGCGCTGGCGTTGCGTGGTGCCGGGATCAGGTGTGGTTTTCTGATCGGTGCTGATGTGCCGGCGCTGGGTGGGAGCGCACAATGGGGCGATCCAGAAGCACCACTGGTGATCGAAGCCGATGAATACGACCGGGTCTTTCTGGCGCTGACACCGGCGCTGGCGATTATTACCAATGTCGAATGGGATCATCCCGATGTCTACCCCACGCCATCTGAGTACACGGCAGCCTTTGCCGCCTTTTCCCGCCAGGTGCGTGATCCACGCCGGTTACTGGTCTGCGCCGATGATCCCGGTGCCCTCGCTCTTGCCGGGCAGAGTGAAGCCCGCCTGTACGGGATCGATGAGCACATTGCCACCGATCCGGTCTCTTGTCGACTGGCCCCACTCGACTGGACGGCAAGTGGGGTGACAGGAACTGCTACCGGTCAACAGTTTGATCTCTGGTACTACGACCGGCGTTCGTTCGGACGACGGCTGGCCGCGACAGTCACGCTGGCTATTCCTGGTGAACATAATGTACGAAATGCAACCGCAGCACTGGCAGCGGCTGCGCTATGGGGCGCCGATCTGCGTACAGCCGTCACTGCACTGGCAGAGTATCGTGGCAGTAGCCGCCGGTTTGAGTGGCGGGGTGATGTTGGTGGGATCACGGTGATTGACGATTATGCCCATCACCCAACCGAGGTGCAGGCCACGCTCCTGGCTGCCCGTCAGCGCTATCCGGATCGACGACTCATCGTCTATTTGCAACCGCACACCTTCAGCCGTACGCGCAGCCTCTGGGATCAGTGGCCGGCAGCGTTTCGTGAGGCAGCCGTTGTGCTGGTCGGCGATATTTATCCGGCCCGTGAGCAGGGCGATCCGGTCGCGCTGGCCCAGTCGCTGGTTGACCATCTGATTGCACACGGTATTCCGGCGCGCTACGCCGGCCCATCGGCGCTTGCGCCATCCGCACTGCTTGCGGTAGCGCAATCCGGTGATGTTGTGCTGACCCTAGGGGCCGGTGATAGTGATCAGGTGGCAGCAGCGTTTCTCGAACAGTGCAGCGCAATGTCAGAGGAGAGATGA
- a CDS encoding rhomboid family intramembrane serine protease — protein MTRPPDESDDIEAFLRRAEREFGLRPDLPEEPPPPPPRPAPPRPFVTQSLLWAIGIVYVLSCVLSGSFFQPAFPVLAVLGAKINERIADGELWRLLTAVFLHANLIHIFFNGYALSVLGPETERFYGHGRFLALYLISGLGGSIASYALSPAPAVGASGAIFGLIGGLGVFYYLNRRVLGEFGQNQVRGIVAIALINLLIGFAAQGVIDNWGHLGGLLSGIVIGVALAPRLTVDLRFFPPLFIRRFPMQGWLWVFAIALVMIVLVRLVTPA, from the coding sequence ATGACCCGTCCACCTGATGAATCCGACGATATTGAAGCATTTCTGCGTCGAGCCGAGCGCGAGTTTGGCCTTCGTCCCGATCTGCCGGAAGAACCTCCTCCACCTCCACCCCGCCCCGCTCCACCTCGTCCGTTTGTGACACAGAGTTTGCTCTGGGCGATAGGGATTGTCTACGTTCTGAGTTGTGTGCTCAGTGGATCGTTCTTTCAACCGGCATTTCCGGTACTGGCAGTCCTGGGGGCGAAGATCAACGAGCGGATTGCCGATGGTGAACTATGGCGGCTGTTGACCGCTGTGTTCCTGCACGCAAACCTGATCCATATCTTCTTCAACGGGTATGCGCTCTCGGTACTGGGGCCAGAGACCGAACGTTTTTATGGCCATGGCCGTTTTCTCGCCCTCTATCTGATCAGTGGACTCGGTGGCAGTATCGCGTCATACGCTCTCTCTCCGGCACCGGCAGTGGGAGCGAGCGGGGCAATCTTCGGTCTGATTGGTGGGCTGGGTGTGTTCTACTATCTCAACCGCCGGGTATTGGGTGAGTTTGGTCAAAATCAGGTGCGTGGCATTGTGGCAATTGCCTTGATTAATCTGTTGATTGGTTTTGCAGCCCAGGGCGTCATCGATAACTGGGGGCATCTCGGTGGATTGCTGAGTGGGATTGTGATCGGCGTTGCCCTCGCCCCTCGACTGACTGTCGATCTACGCTTTTTTCCACCGTTGTTCATTCGCCGTTTCCCGATGCAGGGCTGGTTGTGGGTGTTTGCCATTGCACTGGTGATGATTGTCCTGGTACGCCTGGTAACGCCGGCATAA
- a CDS encoding UDP-N-acetylglucosamine--N-acetylmuramyl-(pentapeptide) pyrophosphoryl-undecaprenol N-acetylglucosamine transferase, with translation MPTKTLRLILSGGGTGGHVYPALAVAHALADQAHVVYVGSVGGMEERIVARESRLPFRALPAAAVRGRGPVQATRALITLLRGVIAAGHLLAREQPAAILGTGGYVCVPLFVAAKLRRVPTMIYLPDVVPGLAVRMLSRIADLTAVNVSDSLPRLGLREGDRRALVTGYPVRDELFTTDRATARAAFGIPPDQTVLLVYGGSRGARSINRAIAALLPTLLPLCTIIHVCGREGDQVWLEEAAARLEPALRARYLLFPYLESGHAQSMTAALVAADVTVCRSGASTLAELPAVGLPAVLVPYPYVHQDENADYLVQRGAALKVADHAMLGDGAPEEGPLASAIRQLVIDQKQRKQMATRSRDLARPDAAQRLALALLDLASRSSA, from the coding sequence TTGCCGACAAAGACATTACGCCTCATCCTGTCGGGTGGCGGCACTGGCGGTCACGTCTATCCGGCGCTGGCAGTCGCCCACGCTCTCGCTGATCAGGCACACGTCGTGTACGTGGGGAGTGTTGGGGGGATGGAAGAGCGCATCGTGGCACGGGAAAGCCGTTTGCCTTTCCGGGCATTACCGGCAGCAGCGGTGCGTGGTCGAGGGCCGGTTCAGGCAACTCGTGCCCTGATCACATTGCTGCGCGGTGTGATCGCAGCCGGGCACTTACTGGCTCGCGAGCAACCGGCGGCTATTCTGGGTACCGGTGGCTATGTCTGTGTGCCACTCTTTGTGGCAGCAAAGCTGCGCCGGGTACCGACGATGATCTATCTGCCGGATGTTGTGCCAGGGCTGGCGGTGCGCATGCTCAGCCGGATTGCCGATCTCACAGCAGTCAATGTCAGCGACTCATTACCACGCTTGGGCTTGCGTGAGGGGGATCGGCGGGCATTGGTGACCGGCTATCCGGTGCGGGATGAATTGTTTACCACTGATCGGGCAACGGCACGGGCCGCATTTGGTATTCCACCGGATCAAACAGTGTTACTGGTATATGGTGGTAGTCGGGGCGCACGTAGTATTAATCGGGCAATCGCTGCCCTCCTGCCGACATTACTGCCACTCTGCACCATTATTCACGTCTGTGGGCGCGAAGGCGATCAGGTCTGGCTGGAGGAAGCAGCGGCTCGTCTTGAACCGGCTCTGCGTGCACGCTACCTGCTCTTCCCCTACCTGGAGAGCGGCCACGCGCAAAGTATGACAGCCGCGCTCGTGGCTGCGGATGTCACCGTCTGTCGGAGTGGAGCGTCAACCCTTGCCGAGTTGCCGGCGGTCGGTCTGCCGGCGGTGTTGGTGCCATACCCCTATGTTCATCAGGATGAGAATGCCGATTATCTGGTTCAACGGGGTGCCGCGCTGAAGGTGGCCGATCATGCAATGCTCGGTGACGGAGCGCCTGAAGAGGGGCCACTGGCGAGCGCAATTCGACAATTGGTGATCGATCAGAAGCAGCGGAAACAGATGGCAACACGCAGCCGTGATCTGGCTCGTCCTGATGCGGCGCAAAGGTTGGCCTTAGCACTACTTGACCTCGCATCGAGGAGTTCAGCATGA